The DNA region CGTTCTTGCCCATCAGGACCTCCTGGCAGTGCGTCTCGAGAGCACGCTGCACAGAGACCGTGTCGGTGGAGAAGTAGGGCATGCCTGCGCCGGCGCCGAAGATCACCACGCGGCCCTTCTCCAGGTGTCGGATGGCGCGGAGCGGGATGTACGGCTCGGCGACCTGTCCCATCGTGATCGCGGTCTGCACGCGGGTGCTCACGCCTGCCTGCTCGAGGAAGTCCTGCAGTGCCAGGCAGTTGAGGACGGTGCCGAGCATCCCCATGTAGTCGGCCCGAGCGCGGTCGAGCCCGCTCTGGGACAGCTCGGCGCCACGGAAGAAGTTGCCGCCGCCGACGACGATCGCGACCTGGACCCCCGAGCGGACGGCCTCGGCGATCTCCACCGCCACCCGCCGGACGACGTCGGGCGCCAGGCCGATGCCACCGCCACCGAAGGTCTCGCCGGAGAGCTTGAGCAGGACACGGCGTGCCGGCTCACCGCTGCGCCGCTCGGTCTGGCGGTCGGTCTTGCGGTCGGTCCGTCCGTCGCTGTGGCAGTCGTGCCGGCCGTCGGTCCGTCCGTCGCTGTGGCAGTCGTGCCGGCCGTCGGTGTGGTCGTCGTGGTCCTTCGTTGCGGTCACGTCCTGCACCACAGCTCCTCCACCCTCGCGTCCGGGACCGGGTCCCCCTGCAGGCGCCCGGGTCAAGCCTGGCACGTGCGCGACGGCGGCCCGTCGACCGGCCTCGGGCCGGGCACTGGGCCGCCGTCGCGACGTCGGTTCGTGTGCTCAGGCTCCCACGCGGAACCGCGCGAAGCCCGTCACGGTGCCGCTGACCTCGGCGAGGACCTGGCTGACCGACTTCTTCTGGTCCTTGGCGAACGCCTGCTCGACGAGCACGGTCTCCTTGAAGAAGCCGTTGAGCCGTCCTTCGACGATCTTCGCCATCGCGGCCTCCGGCTTGCCCTCGTTGCGCGAGGTCTCCTCGGCGATCCGGCGCTCCGACTCGACCGTCTCGGCCGGGACGTCGTCGCGGGTCAGGTAGATCGGGGAGTACGCGGCCGTGTGCATCGCGATGTCCTTGGCCACCTCGGCACCCGCTGCGTCGGTCCCGATCAGCACCCCGA from Cellulomonas sp. KRMCY2 includes:
- the pyrH gene encoding UMP kinase, which produces MLKLSGETFGGGGIGLAPDVVRRVAVEIAEAVRSGVQVAIVVGGGNFFRGAELSQSGLDRARADYMGMLGTVLNCLALQDFLEQAGVSTRVQTAITMGQVAEPYIPLRAIRHLEKGRVVIFGAGAGMPYFSTDTVSVQRALETHCQEVLMGKNGVDGVYTADPRTSPDAVKYEALTYTEALVSGLEVMDATALSLCRDNDVRMRVFGMGEPGNVTRALQGEKIGTLLTAG